DNA sequence from the Thalassotalea sp. 273M-4 genome:
ACCACTGTGGCCATTGCCATGCATTAAGTTGATACGCGAGTCCATCGACTAACAGCGCCCCGGCGGCAATATCAAAGAAATCAATAAAGGCACCACCAATGTTTATTGCAAACATAAACATTACGTACATTGATAATAAAAATAACGGCAAAGCAAAAAGTGGTCGCATCAAGTAATTATCAAGTTTTTCAGTAAACTTATGTTCACTGATGTTATGCTCACTGGAGCATTGATTGACCACTTGATTACACAATTGGTACCGAGCAGAGGCAACATTTAATTCAATATCTATACGACTATCGCCTTGGTATTGTTTATTAATTAACTGGTTAACCGCAATAAAACGGTTCTCAGCGTCGGCCAGTTCGGCTTCAATTTCGTCGCTATATTGAACCTTCAAGGTGCTGGCTTTTTGTTGCTGTTGATTTTCAATGTTGGTTAGTAATTCTGAAACACTGCTTTTACTGGCAGCGCTTAAGGTCAGTACGGGACAATTAAGTGCTTGTTGAAGTTTTTGAGGGTCAATATCTAGGCCCTGTTTTTTTACCAAGTCCCACTTATTGAGCACAACCACCATATTACAACCCAGCTCTTTGAGTTGCATAGTTAAATATAAGTGACGCTCTAAGCTGGTGGCGTCAATCACATTGATTACAAGAGAGTCTTTGGCATTGACCAAATAATTTAATGTGACCCTCTCATCTTCAGAGGTTTGCTGTTGAGGCACCAAAGAATATACCCCAGGTAAGTCGACCACTGAGGTTTGACTGTTGCCTAAGGTTAATTCACCGTGTTTTTTTTCGACTGTAATACCAGGAAAGTTACCGACGTGCTGTTTTAAGCCGGTTAATAAGTTAAACAAAGTGGATTTACCGGCATTAGGATTACCCACTAACAGGACTTCTTTAAACATATTATTTTAAAACCTGAACCTTAATTTCTTCGGCCATAGACTTACGAATGATGAGGTTAGCTTGACGGACGTGAATTTGATAAGCATTGCTCCAAGATAAATGACGTTTCAGGGTAAATGGAGTCCCTGGGATCATACCTAAATCGAGCAGTTTTGCACGCACAGAAGGGTTGGGTGATAATGAATCTATCACGGCTTTTTCACCTACTTTTACATCGGATAGTGTCATGGTCTAACTTTCTGGTTAATGAGAATGATTATTATTATACCCGAGGATTAACAGCATGGAAACTTTTGATTTAATCCCATTTAATTTGGATCAATTAATGGTTAGTTCATTAACTTTTTCATAAACTTATATAAATAATTGCTTTACATCAATAAATTGCATAATGTAATGATAGGTAAGGTGATTTTTTGAACGATCAACTATATTGATTGTTGTTGCGGATGTTTGCTGTCGCAAAGGTGTCTTACTCAACTGACAAAAGGAAGTGTCATCTAAATCGGCATATAAGGCCAAGCCTTATGGATAAATAACAATAATTCAAAACGGAAGCTGTAATAGTATGTCAACGTTTGTAAGAATAATGAAGAAAAATAGTGTCGTTGCTCTGATCATCTGCCTTTGTTATTTAGGTTTTAGTTTTTACAGTCTTAATAACTTTATTAAAGACGCAGAAGTTGCACACCAAATAACCCTAGAAAATGTATCTAAGTACTTTAAAGGTGATGATTTAGAAGAGTTTTCACGGCAGTTACGCTCGGCTTTTAAATACGACGATTTACAGATCACTAATTATAATCGCGATAAGGTCTATAACTACCATAACGACCCAGAAGTATTTAACTTCATCTCTGCTGTTTCTTTTGGTTCAGAAATGACCATGATGAAAGAGCCCACTTTAGGCGCTTATATAAAATACCGATTAAATCACGACAAACTGTTTCGCATGTATTATGCAGATACGGCTTTGGTTGTTATTATCATTTTTTTACTGACGGCACTCGCCGCTTTTATTAACGCCAAGCTTACAAGCAAAGACAATCAACGTGTTTCTGGTCAAATATCGCAATTGATCAGCAAAGAGATTAAACAGGCAATAGACAATAAGCCGACAAAAGATGACGATGAAGATAAAGAAGCTCTACCCATTGAGTTTGAACCCGTCAGCCAAGAGCTCAGTAAAATAAAAGATGTGATCAACGAGCGCTTAGATAAATCTCGTCAACTTGAAAAAACAGCCTACTTAGATTCTTTAACCGGATTGGTTAATCGAAGCGGCTTTATCGAATTTTTTGCGCGTTATTCAAGCAATGAAAAAAATCAAGATGGGGTCCTGCTTATCACTCGCTGTTCTGAAATAGCCACGATCAATAAAATTCATGGTTACCAAGCGGGTGACCGTTACATTGCACAAGTTGCCAAAATACTCGAAAAACAACTGGTCGATGTTGAAGGTGCGCAAGTATTTCGTCTCAATGGCTCCGACTTTGCTAGTGTGATCCCTAATGTCACCTTAGCTGTTGCCGAAGAATATGGTAAACAATTAACAGGTTTATTTAACGAATATCAAAAAATGGTTGATTACGACTCTATTGCGTATTCAGGCATTGTTAATCTCGATACCCAAAAAGCCCTTGGTGAAATGTTGGCCTACGCCGATACCGCAATTAGCATTGCGGAAACTCGCCTTAAAAACAGCTTTTTTATTCACCGAGACGATCAAGAAAACATTGAGAAAACCAGCAACATTGGTTCACAGAATTGGCAAAGTGAGCTTAAGTATATAATTGAAAATAAAACCTTATCATTGCTTGAGCAACCCATTCACCCGACCTCTGAAAATAAGAAAATATACCATGAAATTTTGGCTCGTTTTAGAGGCTCAGAAGGGGAAACCCTGCCCACTGCAGCGTTAATTGCGATGGCTGAGAAGCTTGACAAAATTATTGAAATCGACCGTTTAGTGGTCGAAAAGACCATTGCCGAAATTCAGCGTAAAAACCTTAAAGAGCATCGCTATGGGGTTAATTTAAGTACTCGCTCTATTCATGATGAGCACTTTGTTGTTTGGCTCGAACGTCGTTTATTAAGAGACAGCGGTATTGCTTCGCAATTGATTTTTGAAGTCAACGAATACGGCCTTGAGCAAAACTTCAAAGGCAGTCGCTACTTTATGGAAATGGCCCACCGCGTAGGTTCTCGAGTTTGTGTTGAGCACTTTGGTGTTGGGGTTACCTCATTTAAGTTCTTTAAAGAGTTATCGCCAGACTTTATTAAAATTGATTCGAGCTACACTCGCAACATCCATGAGGATAACGACAATCAATTCTTCCTACGTCAAATGATCGATTTAGCCCATCGCCTAGGTGTTAAAGTATTGGCAGAGGCGGTTGAAACTCAAGAAGAAAAATACACTTTCGACAATATTTTCGTTGATGGTTGTCAAGGATATTACTTATCAAAACCTGAGCCACTATAAGCGATTGGACTTTGATAACGTTAAAATAGAGAGGCGGTAAAACGCCTCTCTATTTTTTTTAACTTTAAAGTATTGGAATAAGCAAGGGAGCATAGCAGACAATCCGTTTTATACACTTAGCGAATATCAGCTAATGGCTCCATAGATTTAGAAGGTTAATTGAACAGGACTTATATAGAACAGACTATGATAAAAAACATTTATTTCAGATTGTTTGTCGTGACCAGCGTTTTTTTGCTAATGCTATTTGAAATAAGTCTTTTCTTTGAACAAATCAAATGGGACTTTAGCGATTATGTTATTTTTGGGACTCTATTTTTCGCTATCGCTAGCGCCTGTATATATAGCAGAAATAAAGTGGCTAAAAAATATCAGTTATTGGTGCTGGTATCTAGCATCGCTATTTTTTTATGGCTGTGGGCAGAACTCGCGGTTGGTGTATTTACCTCTTTAGGTCATTAATGGCTAAATAAGAGGTAAATTGAAGGGGCAATAGCTTCAGTCGTTTATGACGTTGGATATCAAGTAGCCCACCAACAAGCTAGCTTAACGATTAAAATCACCTAGACGTTACAACCACTGTTTCGTTTTAACATAGGTTCGCTTTTAAAGAGCTGTTAGTAGCCAATAAACCTTAGGCCATAGAAAAACCTGACAGGGTCTTGCCCGTGGTGAATTGCTGTTTGCAAAAACCCTACAAACTACAAGTTGTTAATTGCGCCATAAACAAGGATAATAAGAGTAATTATCTTAACACCCTGTTTTTTAAATGACTGATTATTTATTACTCTTAATTGGCACAGTCTTAGTCAATAACTTTGTTCTGGTAAAGTTCCTTGGGCTTTGCCCATTTATGGGCGTGTCTTCAAAAACAGAAACAGCAATTGGCATGTCTTTGGCGACGACGTTTGTGTTGACCTTGGCCTCATTACTCAGTTACTTGTTCAGCACATATGTATTGCAACCGCTTGGTTTGGAATATTTAACCACCATGGGCTTTATTTTAGTGATTGCCGTTGTGGTTCAATTTACCGAAATGGTGGTACATAAAACCAGTGCCAGCTTGTACCGGTTACTTGGGATCTTTTTGCCTCTGATCACCACCAACTGTGCGGTATTGGGTGTTGCCTTATTAAACTTGAACGAGCAGCATAACTTTTTCCAATCGATTGTTTATGGTTTTGGTGCTGCAGTTGGTTTTTCTATCGTGTTAATTATGTTTTCTGCCATGCGTGAACGGCTTGCTAATGCCGATGTTCCCAAACCATTTCAAGGTGCTGCCATTGCGATGATCACAGCCGGCCTTATGTCGTTAGCCTTTATGGGCTTTACCGGATTGGTGAAGATATAATGGATATACTTATTGCTATTGTTGTTTTTGGTGCTATTGCAGCAGTCTTTGGTGCTCTTCTTGGTTTTGCCTCGGTAAAATTTAAAGTCGAAGGGGATCCCTTAGTTGAACAATTAGATGCCCTGTTACCGCAAACCCAATGTGGTCAATGTGGTTATCCAGGCTGTAAGCCTTATGCCGAAGCTGTTGCTAATGGTGAAGCGATAAATAAATGCGCGCCAGGTGGCGAAGACACCATTAAAAAAATTGCCGACCTGATGGGGGTTGAGGCACAGCCATTAGATGAAAGTCATGCGCATGACAATACCCCCAAAGTGGCTTTTATTATTGAAGAAGACTGTATTGGTTGTACTAAATGTATTCAAGCTTGCCCTGTTGATGCCATTACCGGCGCAGCCAAACAGATGCACACCGTTATTACCGATGAATGCACGGGCTGTGATTTATGTGTCGACCCCTGCCCTGTTGACTGTATAAAAATGATCCCCATAAAAACGACGCCAGAAACTTGGCAATGGGATCTAAAGTCAATTGATGTTGTTCAGATAGATTAAGGAGTTGTTGTGGAATCTGTCATCGAGCGCATAAAAAACAAACATTTTTTTAAATTCCCTGGTGGTATTCACCCACCAGAGCAGAAGTTTTTAACCAATACAAAACCAATTCGCCAAATTCCTTTGCCGGCAGAATTGATTATTCCGCTTAAGCAGCATATTGGTGTTCCTGGTGACGTCCTCGTCAAGCCCGGCGATACCGTGCTAAAAGGCCAAGCCTTAACAGCTTGCAGTTCACCAATGACCGTGCCAGTGCATGCGCCGACATCGGGAACCGTTATCGATATAAAAATGTCAACCATTGCTCACCCATCTGGTATGTCAGAGCTTTGTCTTATTCTGCAACCCGATGGTTTAGAGACATGGCGCAATCGAGAACTTTGTGAAGACTATACCCGTTTAACAAAAAAGCAAATTGTTGAAAAAATTGCTAATGCGGGTATTTCGGGCATGGGTGGTGCTGGTTTTCCAACCAATGTAAAAGTAAATACCCAACACCATGTTAAGTTTTTAATCATTAACGCGGCAGAGTGTGAACCTTACATTACCGCCGATGATTTACTGATGCGTGAGCATTCACCAACCATATTAAATGGTATTCAAATCCTCGACCATCTATTAAATCCTGAGATGATATTAATCGGTATTGAGGATAATAAACCCGAAGCCATTAAAGCGTTAGAAAACGCCACAAAACACATCGCAAAGATTAACGTGTGTGTGTTACCAACAAAGTACCCTACCGGTGGCGAGAAACAACTGATCCAGGCTTTAACGGGTAATGAAGTTCCAACGGGTGTGCTGCCACTTTCATTAGGCATAGTGGTACAGAATGTTGCCACCGCGTTTGCGATTTCAGAAGCGGTCATTAATGACATACCACTTATTAGACGAGTGGTAACAGTCACTGGGCAATCTCTGAAAAAGCCACAAAATGTTTGGGCGCTGCTTGGCAGCCCGATAGAGCATTTGGTACAACAGTGTGGTTTTAATAAAGACGACAGACAACGCATTATTATGGGTGGGCCTTTGATGGGCTTTACCTTGCCGACGCTAAAAGTCCCGGTAGTAAAAACCACTAACTGTATTTTAGCGCCAACCCATAGCGAGATTTCACCGGCGGAAAAAGAGCTCGAATGTATTCGTTGTGGTCAATGTGCTGAAGTATGCCCTAGTTCTTTATTACCTCAAGAATTGCAGTGGTTTGCCAAAGCCAAAGAGCACGAAAAACTAGAACAACTCAATATTTTTGACTGTATCGAGTGTGGTGCTTGCGCCTACGTATGCCCAAGCCAAATTCCATTGGTGCAATATTATCGCGTCGGAAAAGCTGAAATTCGCTTTAAGAAAACGCAAGAAATTAAGGCAGAAAAGGCAAAGTTACGATTTGAAGCGCGTAAAGTGCGTCTTGAAAAAGAAAAGCAAGCGCGAGAAGAAAAACACAAGCAAGCCATCGCTGCTCGTCAAGCGGCAATAAAAGCCGATCCTGAGCAGCATCAAGCGACAAATTCAGCCGTTGCTGCAGCTCTTGCTCGAGTAAAAGCCAAAAAAGCAGCGCAAGTTGAAGATGGCAGCAGTGACGTACCAGCCAATGATGCAAAAAGTCGTGCGGCAGCCGCCATTGCCAGAGCTAAAGCGAAAAAATCACAAACCGCTAACGACAATGCCGATAATGAGCAGATCACAACCAACCCTGTTGCAGATGAAGCTAAATCGAGAGCATCGGCCGCAATTGCTCGAGCAAAAGCAAAAAAATTAGCCCGAGAACAGAAAGCGCCAAACACAGCAGAACCATCAACAACTCAGCCTACTGATGGGTCTGAAAAGACCTCTGATCTTAGCCCTAGCGCACAGAAAAAAGCGCGTGCAGCGGCGGCTATTGCCAAAGCAAAAGCGAAAAAACTGGCGAAACAGCATGAAGACAGTCAAAGCGTAGACCCCGTTGAAAATCAACCTACTGATGGGTCTGAAAAAGCTTCTGATCTTAGCCCTAGCGCACAGAAAAAAGCGCGTGCAGCGGCGGCTATTGCCAAAGCAAAAGCGAAAAAACTGGCGAAACAGCATGAAGACAGTCAAAGCGTAGACTCCGTTGAAAATCAACCTACTGATGGGTCTGAAAAAACTTCTGATCTTAGCCCTAGCGCACAGAAAAAAGCGCGTGCAGCGGCGGCTATTGCCAAAGCAAAAGCGAAAAAGTTGGAAAAACAACACGCCAAAGAGAAAGCGACTGAGGGTAGCCCAGAGCAACAGATTGAAGCTGTCGTTGAAGAAATATCCCCCAGAGAAGATGCGCCAAGTACTGACGATGCTTTGCCCTCGCCAGAAGAGCTGAAAAAACAACGTATCGCAGCTGCAGTTGCCAAAGCTAAAGCTAAACACTCAACGACCATCAGTGATGATGACAAAAAACACAAGATAGCTAGCGCAATAGCGAAGGCAAAATCAAAAAAATTACAAGAGTCTGAATAATTTATGGCATTTTGGATTGCAAGTTCACCTCATAACCACATTAAAGACGCCACCCCATCGTTAATGCGTTTGGTTATTTTAGCGACCATCCCCGGCGTTTTTGCCCAATGGTACTTTTTTGGTTGGGGCAGTTTAATTCAAATCACCTTAGCAATGACTGTTGCGGTGATAACCGAAGCGTTTTGTTTGGCGTTAAGAGATAAAAAGTTCTCCAGCCAAATAGGCGATTACTCTGCTATTTTAACCGGTTTATTACTTGGTATCAGTGTGCCTTCATTTGCCCCTTGGTGGATAACCGTTATTGGCACAATCTTCGCTATTAGTGTGGTTAAACAACTCTATGGTGGTTTAGGTTTTAATCTATTTAATCCCGCAATGGCCGCTTATGTGCTGTTATTAGTATCATTTCCGGTTCAAATGACCGCATGGCAACCTGTTAAATCTTTAATGATGCAGGATTTAAGTTTTGAAAACAGCTTATGGCTTATTTTTACCGAATATACCAAAGAAGGCTTTTCTTTAGAGCAGCTAAGGTTAGGTATAGATGGCATCACTATGGCGACGCCATTAGACACATTAAAAACCGATTTAACCATGGGTTTAACCGTTTATGAAAGCCTTAACAAAGCCATTTTTGGTGATTTCATCGGGCTTGGTTGGGAATGGGTTAACCTAGGTTTTTTACTTGGTGGCTTATTTTTAATTGCGAAAAAAAGTATCGATTGGGTGATCCCAGCAAGCTTTTTATTTGGCCTGTTTGTGTGTTCATTTATTGCTTATTCTATCGCCCCAGATCATAACCCTTCAACCATGTTTCATTGGCTTGTTGGTGGCACTATGCTGGGAGCATTTTTTATTTTAACCGACCCAGTATCTGCCGCAACAACGCGCAAAGGACGAATTGTATATGGTTTATTGGCCGCCTTTATTGTATTTATCATCCGCAAATTTGGCGGTTACCCTGACGCCATCGCTTTTGCTGTGTTGCTGTGTAATATGTGTGTACCGTTAATTGATCTGTATTGTCGTCCTCGAACCTATGGCCATCGCAAGGGAGAGCTGTAATGAAACAGGCGATTGAAAAAAATACCAAGGTGTTGGCTTTATTCGCTATTGCCTGTACAACCATGGTTTCATTGGTGAGCTGGTTAACTAAAGACACGATAATTGAACAACAAGAATTGCAATTGCTCAATACATTACACCAAGTTATTCCACCAGAGCGACTAGACAACAACCTATCGCAAGATTGCCAGTTTATAAGCGATGCTGAGTTACTTGGTAGTAAAGAACCACATATCGCCTATTTAGCTCGTAAAGATAACCTGCCGGTTGCGGTTGCACTGACCACCACAGCGCCCGATGGTTACAATGGACGTATTGAAGTTTTGGTTGCCATAAACGTCGATGGTACAGTCAACGGTGTTCGTATCTTAAACCATCAAGAAACGCCGGGACTTGGGGATAAAATTGAAATTCGCAAAGACGATTGGGTGTACAGTTTTGAAGGAAAGACAATAGCAGGACCCGAAGACTCTCGCTGGGCGGTTAAAAAAGACGGTGGTGTGTTCGATCAATTTACCGGTGCTACCATTACCCCGAGAGCGGTGGTAAAGGCCGTCAAAAATGCTTTAGTTTTCTTTGAAAAAAACAAAACGTCTTTGCTAGCAAATACCGAATCTTGTCGAGGTAGCAATGAGTAAAAGCAACGAATATAAAGAGTTAACTTGGCAAAGTCTGTGGAAAAACAACCCAGGTCTTGTGCAACTTTTGGGCCTGTGTCCGTTACTTGCGGTTACGACAACCGTTACCAATGCCTTAGGGCTTGGCTTAGCGACCATGTTAGTTCTTATCTGTTCTAACGCCACCGTGTCGGCTATTCGCCAATGGGTACCGAAAGAAGTTCGTATACCTATTTTTGTTTTAATCATTGCGGCCTTTGTGACTTGTGTGCAGTTATTGATGAACGCATACACCTATGGTTTGTATCAATCATTAGGTATTTTCTTACCTCTTATCGTGACCAACTGCGCCATTATTGGCCGAGCAGAAGCGTATGCCTCTAAAAACCCTATTAAACAAGCAAGCTTTGATGGCTTAATGATGGGGTTAGGTTTTGCCTTGGTATTAGTGGTACTAGGTGGTGTGCGTGAGGTTCTTGGTCAAGGTACTTTATTTGATGGAGCAGAATTACTGTTAGGCGACTGGGCACAGATATTACGCATTGATGTGTTTAATGTTGATAATAAATTTTTACTTGCCATTTTACCTCCTGGTGCCTTTATTGCGATGGGCTTTTTAATTGCGTTTAAAAATGTCATTGACCAGCGTATGGCCGATGCAAAACCAAAAGAAAGCAGCAAAAAAACGATAGAACGCGTTCGAGTAAACTTTGACGGTTAACCTCATTCATAAAACCATAATAATAGATCATGAATAAACATAAACGCTTAGAAATATTAACTCGACTTCGAGATGATAACCCTAACCCGACAACCGAGCTAAATTTTTCATCACCATTTGAGTTATTAATCGCTGTTTTGTTGTCGGCTCAAGCCACTGATGTCAGTGTTAACAAAGCAACCGACAAATTGTTTCCGGTTGCGAATACGCCACAGGCTATTCTAGACTTGGGGCTTGAGAAGCTAAAAAGTTACATAAAAACCATAGGTTTATTTAACTCAAAAGCAGAAAACACGATAAAAACGTGTCAAATGTTGGTTGATCTACACTCTGGTGAAGTCCCCGAAGACAGAGCCGCATTAGAGGCTCTACCAGGGGTCGGCAGAAAAACAGCTAATGTGGTATTAAATACCGCTTTTGGCTGGCCAACCATTGCGGTGGACACTCATATTTACCGTGTATCTAATCGTACCAAATTCGCCATGGGCAAAAACGTCGATTTGGTTGAACAAAAACTATTAAAGGTCGTACCGAAAGAATTTAAAGTTGATGTCCACCACTGGTTAATTCTACACGGTCGCTATACCTGTACCGCACGCAAACCAAAGTGTGGTGCCTGTATTATTGAAGACTTGTGTGAGTTTAAGGAAAAAACAGAGTAAACATCATCTAAGAGCTATTTTCATAGATTATCATCTCCCCATAGACCAAATAAATGCTCCATAACTGACTTTTGAAAATATTAACAAAAGCCAAAATCGTAGCTAAATTCACTTTACCACTACAGCTCTAGCGCTAAAATGATCCATGCGGATAAAGCTAAACGCCCATTAAAATATATTTTTTAAAGGGCGTTTAAAGCAAAGCTAATGTTTTAAATTCGTTTTAGGTAAGGCTTTTTAGTTAAGCTAAATTATCCTGTTTTCTAGCCTTTGACTTACGACCACTTTTTTCAATTAAGATGTTGAATAATCTCATGATAAGCGGATCACTGGCCGCCATACTTTTTAGCACAGAATCTTTTTTAATGAAGTGGTGATATAAAGCTGCCCCCGCATGACAAAGTACTAAGGCTATCGCAATTTGCGTTGCGTACGTATGAATATTGCGAAAAGTATTAAAATTCTCCGCGATGCTAACTTGTAGGCCGCTTAGGTTGAAGACGCCCAAAACATAAACGGGTTGTTCAGAGTGAAGAGCACAAGCGATGCCGGTTACAGGTATTGCAATTGCAAGCCCATATAAACACAACTGTACAGTTTTTGCCATGAGCAGTTTTAATAAAGGCAAATTAGGTTTAGGTGTTGGAGCTCGCAAAATAAAGCGATAAACAATTAACAGTAACGCGATACACAGCACCAAAATACCCAAAGTGGAGTGAGCCGTAAGTCCCCATGCTCGGTGTGCATTACTGATGTCCCAATTGAATTGTTGACCCGCGATCAGCAGGCTGATAATGATAATCGCAATTGACCAGTGTAGGCGGCGATAAATCAAATTATAAATTTTTTTGATATTCGACATGCTAAAACCCCGTTGTTACATAAAAAAACTACAAGCTCGCTTTAGATGTAAGCGCTTTTAATAGATAGGCTAAGTAAAATTTTCATTGTTGGTTTTGTTTGATGTCAAAATTTGTCTAAAAATTAAAACACTTTGTTTTACATCGAAACCTACTACCAGCGTGTTGTTGATAAGATGATTTATAAAAAAGCGAGTAGTGAGCGAGGAGCACTCTCCTTATAGAGCGCATACCTGTAACTTAAAAAGCCTTTAGAAAAGCGAAATTAAAGGCTGCCCCCCGGCAAGTGCAAATATGGCTGTTATCTTTAAAAATCCGTTAAAGAAAACTATTTGGTTATCCGTAATGGCCTTGTCTGTTGCGCATGATTAGGGGTTGCTCTAAGCATTTTATACAAAGGTGAACCTCCTAAAAAACGATATAACTAATGACTGTTTGTTTCACACGCTGCAAACGAACCATCTTTTGCAAGACACTTAGGGATGTCCGTATCAATAGTAAACTCCATGCCGGAATGTTCTTCACCAGTGATTCGTTTAAGTTCTTTGAGTAAAGCAGCCTTTTTCTCTTCGGTTAATTTACCTTCAATACCGGCTTGAATTTCATAGCCACCATCAGCTAGCTTTTTAATAGAGAGATCGGGAAATGGAAATTTGTGTTCTTCTTTTTGTTTAAAAAACGCTGCTGTCGCTAACAAACTAGAAGAAGCCAATGCTGCCAAAAGCACTGCTTTCTTTGAGGTAGCATTGCGTTTGTTCGCAATTAAAGTAACCGGTTGTAGCCATCGATAGCCTTTTCTCTGTACTGTTTGGATGTAGTTCGGTTGTTTTGCATCATCTGCAAGAGCTTTTCTTAACTTTGCCATCGTATTAGCTAATGAGTCAGGACCAACCACAGTATTTGGCCACAACGAAG
Encoded proteins:
- the nth gene encoding endonuclease III, with the translated sequence MNKHKRLEILTRLRDDNPNPTTELNFSSPFELLIAVLLSAQATDVSVNKATDKLFPVANTPQAILDLGLEKLKSYIKTIGLFNSKAENTIKTCQMLVDLHSGEVPEDRAALEALPGVGRKTANVVLNTAFGWPTIAVDTHIYRVSNRTKFAMGKNVDLVEQKLLKVVPKEFKVDVHHWLILHGRYTCTARKPKCGACIIEDLCEFKEKTE
- a CDS encoding cytochrome b is translated as MSNIKKIYNLIYRRLHWSIAIIIISLLIAGQQFNWDISNAHRAWGLTAHSTLGILVLCIALLLIVYRFILRAPTPKPNLPLLKLLMAKTVQLCLYGLAIAIPVTGIACALHSEQPVYVLGVFNLSGLQVSIAENFNTFRNIHTYATQIAIALVLCHAGAALYHHFIKKDSVLKSMAASDPLIMRLFNILIEKSGRKSKARKQDNLA
- a CDS encoding transcriptional regulator, with the protein product MFKRNEKNKLTIQQLTKSSFVSADIVVNFSNNTIVRAGKTYTLQPKVLELLILLCSANGETLSKDKLCSSLWPNTVVGPDSLANTMAKLRKALADDAKQPNYIQTVQRKGYRWLQPVTLIANKRNATSKKAVLLAALASSSLLATAAFFKQKEEHKFPFPDLSIKKLADGGYEIQAGIEGKLTEEKKAALLKELKRITGEEHSGMEFTIDTDIPKCLAKDGSFAACETNSH